A genomic stretch from Candidatus Baltobacteraceae bacterium includes:
- a CDS encoding MFS transporter gives MRIGKDAPVGALVLVNVYWLPLSLQEAALLAIAIPAAMLRLAPANHVAAYAILASLISLVNVFLPWPIGALSDRLRGDGTPRQALALLGAALNVAGLVLAASASSIGTFYETIILATVGQTVSTTAYQAMLPDAVARAQWGVASGIRGAATLVGTVLGLTLGGLASPKLAFLICAGLVAFGAISLRGLVPREQDADDRAHIRDWHDFIVVFIARASIVFGLSLLATFVLYFFRDVLHATDPSRGTGITGIAALAGAALASIALGVLSDRIRPYRKIIVALSGIPMTIAAVGYAIEPHDASIFLFALLFGVGYGGVLSNGWALALDSMPAMRDVARDLGIWGMATHVPSIIAPLVGGAMIRYFNGSFNGYRALFALAALAFAVGSSSVLAVRGNHSET, from the coding sequence ATGAGGATCGGCAAGGACGCCCCCGTCGGCGCGCTCGTTCTGGTCAACGTCTACTGGCTTCCCCTCTCGCTCCAAGAAGCGGCGCTGCTGGCAATCGCGATTCCGGCGGCGATGCTGCGCCTCGCGCCTGCGAACCACGTCGCGGCGTACGCGATCCTGGCGAGCCTCATCTCGCTGGTGAACGTCTTTCTTCCCTGGCCGATCGGCGCGCTCTCGGACCGCTTGCGCGGTGACGGCACGCCGCGCCAGGCTTTGGCGCTGCTCGGAGCCGCGCTCAACGTCGCGGGCTTGGTTCTCGCAGCGAGCGCATCGTCGATCGGCACGTTCTACGAAACGATCATCCTTGCCACGGTCGGTCAGACGGTCAGTACGACCGCGTATCAAGCCATGCTGCCGGACGCGGTCGCGCGCGCGCAGTGGGGCGTCGCCTCCGGCATTCGCGGCGCCGCGACGTTGGTGGGCACGGTTCTCGGCCTCACGCTCGGGGGACTTGCTTCGCCGAAACTGGCCTTCCTGATTTGCGCCGGTCTAGTCGCATTCGGTGCGATCAGCCTGCGCGGGCTCGTGCCGCGCGAGCAAGACGCCGACGACCGGGCGCACATTCGCGACTGGCACGACTTCATCGTCGTGTTCATCGCACGCGCGTCGATCGTCTTCGGGCTCTCGCTGCTCGCAACGTTCGTCCTCTACTTCTTCCGCGACGTGCTGCACGCGACCGACCCCTCGCGCGGAACCGGCATCACCGGCATCGCCGCGCTGGCCGGCGCGGCCCTCGCCAGCATCGCGCTCGGCGTTCTTTCGGATCGTATCCGCCCGTATCGCAAGATCATCGTCGCGCTCAGCGGCATTCCGATGACGATCGCTGCCGTCGGGTACGCGATCGAGCCGCACGACGCGTCGATCTTTCTCTTTGCGCTGCTCTTCGGCGTCGGATACGGCGGCGTGCTCTCGAACGGGTGGGCGCTCGCGCTCGATTCGATGCCCGCGATGCGCGACGTCGCTCGCGATCTGGGGATTTGGGGCATGGCCACACACGTGCCCTCGATCATTGCTCCGCTCGTCGGCGGCGCCATGATTCGTTATTTCAACGGTTCCTTCAACGGCTATCGTGCGCTCTTTGCGCTCGCCGCGCTCGCGTTCGCCGTCGGCTCGTCATCCGTGCTCGCCGTACGCGGCAATCACAGTGAAACGTAG